A segment of the Curtobacterium sp. MCSS17_007 genome:
GCCCCTGCACGCGGGCGCCGCGGCCCCGACCGCCGAGCGGCTGATGCGCTCCCGGTTCACCGCGTTCGCACTGGGGCTGCCGGAGTACCTGCTGCTCACCTGGCATCCGCGCACTCGTCCGGACGAGCTGACGCTCGACCCGGCGCAGCGTTGGACGCGGCTGGACATCGTGTCGACCCGGTCGGGAGGCCCGTTCGACTCCGCCGGGCAGGTCACCTTCCGTGCGTGGTGGCGCACCGACGACGACCGCGGGACGCTCGAGGAGACCAGCGGGTTCGTCCGCGAGCAGGGGCGCTGGTTCTACCTCGACGGCGTGATCGCCTGACCGCTGGTTCACCGTCGACGGCGTGGTCGCCGCCGCCCATCGACCGACGTCAGGCGGTGATGGTCGCCGGCAGTCCGACCGCGAGCCGCATCGCCCGCCGCACCTCGGCCTCGTCCGGCAGCAGCTCGGTCTCGTCGCCGCTCACGAAGAACCGGATCTGCCCGATCGCCTGCTCGGCCAGCATGTCGAGCCCGTTGAGCACCCGACCCCCGGCAGCCGCCCAGCGTCCCGCAGCCGCGGTCGGCCACGGCTCGTAGGCCACGTCGAACAGCACCGCGTCCGACCCCGACGGCCGGAGCTCGAGCGAGTCCGCAGCACCGCCGGGCAGGGTCGACACGAGGAACCCGTGCGTCGTGCCGGGCAGCGAGTCGATCGGCAGTACCTCGAGCGTCACCCCGAGGCGCACGGCCAGCTCCACGAGCGGCCCGGCCTTCGCGGTGTCGCGGAGGAACAGCCGCACGTCGACGGCCCCGAGCCGCACCGCTGCCGCGAGGGCACTCGCCGCGGTGGCCCCACCACCCACGATGGTGGCCTCGCCCGGCAGGTGCCCGAGCGCCTTGACCGGACGGACGATGCCCTCGACGTCGGTGTTCGCGCCGGCCAGGACGACCCGGTCACCCTCCTGCCGGAACGCGACGGTGTTCGCCACCCCGAGCTCGTCGACGAGCGGGGTCGTGCGGTCGAGCATCGGCAGCACGTCCCGCTTGAGCGGCATGGTCAGGCTGAGCCCGCGCCAGTCGGGACCGAGCCCCGCGACGAACGCATCGAGCCCACCGGAGGCGACCTCGTGCCTCCCGTACGTGAACGGCAGCCCGAGCACGCCGTAGGCCGCCGAGTGCAGCGTGGGGGAGAGCGAGTGCGCGATGGGGGAGCCCAGCACGGCCAGCCGGGTCCGGTCGGGGTCGGTGAACTCCACGTCCGGAGCCTAGCCGCTCGGCGTCCTCGACAGGGGTGCTTAGGGTAGCCTTACCTGTGTGATCCGAACCTCCCCCTCAGCGCGCCGCGTCCGCCGCGTGCTCGCGGCCGCCGGTGCCGTCGTCGCCGCGTCCCTCGTCCTCGCCGGGTGCACCTCCGGCTCCTCGTCGCCCGCCGCCTCCGACGACGCCTCGGGCTCGGGCGGCGCGTTCCCCGTCTCGATCCAGACCGCGCTCGGCACGACCGAGATCCCCTCGCAGCCGAAGCGCGTCGTCGCCCTCGGCTGGGGCGACGCGGAGACCGCGCTCGAGCTCGGCGTGCAGCCCGTCGGCGCGAGCGACTGGCTCGCCTTCGGTGGCGACGGTGTCGGGCCCTGGCTCAAGGACGCGTACACGAAGAAGCCGACGATCATCCAGACGCTCGAGCCCAGCTACGAGCAGATCCTCAAGCTCAAGCCGGACCTGATCCTCGACACGAAGAGCTCGGGCGACAAGGACCGCTACGCCAAGCTCTCCGCCATCGCGCCGACCGTGGCGATCCCGAAGGGCGGCGAGAACTACCTCACCACCACCGAGCAGCAGGTCGACCTGGTGTCGCGTGCGCTCGGCAAGGAGTCCGAGGGCAAGAAGCTCCTGACCGACCTCGACGACGCGTACGCCGCGGCGCGGAAGGCGCACCCGGAGTTCGACGGCAAGACCGCCGTCGTCGGTTCGTACACGGCGGACGGCTTCGGGGCCTACGCCTCGAAGGACAGCCGTTCGACGTTCATGCAGCAGCTCGGCTTCACCATCCCGAAGGCCGTCGACCAGCAGGCCGGCGACGCCTTCTCGGTCAGCCTGTCCCAGGAGAACCTCGACCTGCTCGACGCCGACCTGACGGTCGTCCTGCCGATCTACGTCGACGCGTCGAAGGCCGAGTCCGACCCGCTGTTCCAGAAGGTGCCGTCGGTGCAGGCCGGGCACTCGATCGTCGTCGACGACGCTGACGTGTCGAACGCGTTCTCGCTCGGCACGACCGCCGCGATCGAGTGGGCGCTCGACCGGCTGCCGGACGAGTTCGCGAAGAAGGTCGGCTGACCGACAGCCACAGGGGGAGTACCGGGAGACACCGGGTCGCGAGTCGCGACCCGGCGTCTCCCGTTGCGCGCGTGGGTGCGGTGACCGGCCGTCGGACGGGAGGCGCGGTGCGGGCTGGCACCGCGCCTCCCGTCCGCCGTCTGGTGCCGTTCCGCGCATCGGAGGCGGTTGCGCTCGTAGGAGGCTGTTCCGCGCATTGGAGGCAGGGTGTTCCTGCTTCCCATGCGCAGATCGCCCTCCCATTGCCCACGTGATGGGCTCGAACGCCGCGCGTCCGGACCTG
Coding sequences within it:
- a CDS encoding YchJ family metal-binding protein, giving the protein MDDEQRCPCLSGNPYGECCGPLHAGAAAPTAERLMRSRFTAFALGLPEYLLLTWHPRTRPDELTLDPAQRWTRLDIVSTRSGGPFDSAGQVTFRAWWRTDDDRGTLEETSGFVREQGRWFYLDGVIA
- a CDS encoding shikimate dehydrogenase yields the protein MEFTDPDRTRLAVLGSPIAHSLSPTLHSAAYGVLGLPFTYGRHEVASGGLDAFVAGLGPDWRGLSLTMPLKRDVLPMLDRTTPLVDELGVANTVAFRQEGDRVVLAGANTDVEGIVRPVKALGHLPGEATIVGGGATAASALAAAVRLGAVDVRLFLRDTAKAGPLVELAVRLGVTLEVLPIDSLPGTTHGFLVSTLPGGAADSLELRPSGSDAVLFDVAYEPWPTAAAGRWAAAGGRVLNGLDMLAEQAIGQIRFFVSGDETELLPDEAEVRRAMRLAVGLPATITA
- a CDS encoding iron-siderophore ABC transporter substrate-binding protein; its protein translation is MIRTSPSARRVRRVLAAAGAVVAASLVLAGCTSGSSSPAASDDASGSGGAFPVSIQTALGTTEIPSQPKRVVALGWGDAETALELGVQPVGASDWLAFGGDGVGPWLKDAYTKKPTIIQTLEPSYEQILKLKPDLILDTKSSGDKDRYAKLSAIAPTVAIPKGGENYLTTTEQQVDLVSRALGKESEGKKLLTDLDDAYAAARKAHPEFDGKTAVVGSYTADGFGAYASKDSRSTFMQQLGFTIPKAVDQQAGDAFSVSLSQENLDLLDADLTVVLPIYVDASKAESDPLFQKVPSVQAGHSIVVDDADVSNAFSLGTTAAIEWALDRLPDEFAKKVG